The genomic DNA CGGCGCGGCCGATTGCTCGGGGCAGTGTGGTGACGGCTGATGCCGTGGCGATCAAGCGGCCGGGGACCGGCCTAGCACCCACCGAGCTTTCGCGCATCGTGGGAAAAATCGCCGCGGAAGATATTCCGGCGGATGCGCTCTTTACCCTGGAGATGCTGACATGACACCACGGATGATCGGGGTGGTGACGGTCGGCCGGTCAGATTACGGCATGGTCACGCCCATCCTGAAAGCGATACAGCGCGAACCGTCCTTGCGATTGCATCTGATCGTCTCCGGCGCGCATCTCTCGGCGGAATTCGGAGCGACCATCAACGACATCGAGCGCGATGGGGTGCCAATCGGCGACCGGGTGGAGATGCTGCGCCATGCCGATACGCCGGAGGGCATCGCCGACTCGATCGGCCGAGGGGTCTCGGGATTCGCGCGCTCCTTTGCCGCCACACGGCCTGATGTGCTGCTCATTCTCGGCGACCGGGTGGAGATGTGCGCGGCGGCACTCGCGGCGCTGCCCATGACCATTCCAGTCGCGCATCTGCACGGAGGCGAGCTCACCGAGGGTGCGATCGATGATGCGTTGCGGCATGCCATGACGAAACTCAGCCACGTCCATTTTGTGGCCACCGACGCCTACGCCAAGCGCGTCATGCAGCTTGGCGAGGAGCCGTGGCGCGTCACACGCTGCGGCGCGCCCAGCTTGGATCACATCACAGACATCCCGCGGTTGAACCGGGAAGAGCTGCACGTGCAATTTGGGTTGCGACTGCGCGAGCCCATCCTCTTAGTCACGTGTCATCCGGTGACGCTGGAATTCGAGCGGACCGAGTGGCACATCGCGCAGCTGCTGGAGGCACTGGCCGAGTGGACCGGCACCGTCGTCTTCACGGCGCCGAATGCGGATACGCACGGCCGGCTCATCCGGCGCGCGATTGAGGCGTTTCTCTCGGCCCATCCGCAGCATCAGATGATCGAGCACCTGGGACGCCAGGGATATGTCAGCGTGATGGCGCAAGCGTGCGCGATGGTTGGCAACTCGTCCAGCGGCCTCATCGAGGCGCCGTCCTTCGAGCTGCCGGTGGTCAACATCGGTTCGCGCCAGCAGGGACGGATCCGTGCGGCGAACGTGATTGATGTCGGCGAAACACGGCAGGACATTCTTGATGGCATCCGCCAAGCAACCGCTCCGGCCTTCCGACAGCGGCTGCGCGGGCTGGTAAACCCGTACGACCAGGGCGGAGCGGCGGCAATGATTGTGCGGCGATTAAAGGAGATGCCGATCGACGCTCGGCTGCTCCGCAAACGGTTTGTGGATCTTCCCGCAGCTTCTGCGAGTCACCCTGAACCGACCGTGGTGTCGCATGCCGACTGATCAGCGATGCTGTCTGGTTCTTGGCGGCGGGGGGCATGCGCGGGTGGTGATCGACTGTCTGCTGGCGAGCGGCATCGCGAAGCCGCAGGGGATTCTTGATGCGAGTCCGCGGCTATGGGGGACTGAGGTGCTTGACGTGCCGATTCTCGGCGGGGATGAGATGATCGCTCAGCTCGCGCGCGAAGGTGTAACGCTGTTTATCGTCGGAGTGGGCGCGGTAGGTGACAACGGACCGCGGCAGCGGCTCTTTGAGCTTGGGATCTCCCGCGGCCTCACCCCGTTGTCGGTGCGCCATCCGTCTGCCGTGTGCTCATCATCGGCGACGGTGGGAGCCGGCTCGCTGCTGTGCCCAGGGGCGGTGGTCAACGCGGGTGCGGTGATCGGCGGCAATGTCATTATCAACTCCGGCGCGATTGTGGAGCATGAGTGCGTGATCGAGGATCATGCGCACGTTGCCAGCGGGGCGGTCCTGGCCAGCGCGGTGCGTGTTGGCCGCGGCGCGCATGTGGGCGCAGGGGCTACGGTGCGCCAAGGCCTCTCCATTGGTGAAGCGGCGATCGTCGGTGCCGGGGCGGTTGTCGTCAAGCCGGTCGAGGCCGGGACGGTGGTTGTAGGGGTGCCGGCGCGCGAGCTCAAGCGCTTGTCGACGGCAGGAACCGGATGAGCATCGCGAACAGAAGACGTATTGGATCGAACGGAAACGAGATCCGTATGGCAGCGCTGCCCTCTGTGAGCGGCGCAGGAGGGTGGGAATCTGATGGTCTTTGCGAAGTGGAATCCTTCTATGATCTGATGTCCGAGGGCGCTGATTTCTCCTACTATCAGGACCTCGGGCCAGGCAAATACGAAGAGCATTATTACAATCCGGATGGGGTCATCCTGTTTCCCGCGGCGCGGCAGCTGTATTGGTTTGGCGTGTCGCATCTCTCGGTTGGCACGCTTCGCCCTGGAGTTCGGGGCTATGTGCCGTGGAATCTCTGGAGAAAGAAATTCGTGTTTGCGTACCAGGGCAATCGCGTGAGCATCTTGCCGTACTCGTTCTGGCACGTGCCGGCGGGGGCGGCCGATCCCATGCGTGGGCAGTCCGCGGTGAAAGTCGCATACGCCGTCGGCCAGCGATTCCAACGGCTGTGCGATGTGCGCCCCGAAGAAGGAATGCCAGCGCAGGCGCTGGAGGCGATCGCCTCAGCGTGGAAGACGCATCGACGGCTCAAGATCGGGGTGACGATCGGCCACAGCGTGGCGATGTTTGACGTCCGAACCGCATTTTTTGAGCGCGGGATTTTTTCGTTTTCTTCGAAGATCATCGTGATTCCTGATGCGGATGCCACGGCATTTTCCTGGGATCGCGCGTCGCTCGGCCACGTGTGCGTGTCAACGGACGGCACCTGCTCGATGGTGCAGGAAAAGCGCCCGCGGGCGGCCTGGAAGCATCAGCTCGCGGCGCTCTGTCCCGGGGTGATCGGCGCCCATCAGCTCCTTGAGCATTCTCCGCGGCCCGTTCAAGAATGGTGCCGCGCGATGCTGCGCGGTCCATCGCAAATGCTGCTGCGGTGGCTCGCGCCCTACGAGGTCAAGCAGCTCCGGTGCCCGTTTACGGTGTTTGTGAGCGAAAATACATGAGCGTGCGGATCATCCCGCGTCTTGACATCAAAGGCCCCAACCTGGTGAAGGGCATTCACCTGGAGGGGCTGCGGGTGTTGGGACGGCCTGAACCGTTCGCGCGTTGCTACGCTGAGCACGGCGCGGATGAATTGTTGTTCATGGATGCGGTGGCCAGCTTGTATCAGCGTAACAGCCTGCTCGATTTGATTTCGCGGACCTCGCGGGAAATCTTCATCCCGCTGGCCGTCGGCGGCGGGCTGCGTTCGATTGACGATATCCGGATGGTCTTGCGCGCAGGCGCTGATAAAGTGTCGCTGAACACGGCGGCCATCCAGAGGCCTGAGCTGATCCGTGAAGCCGCCCAGCGCTTCGGCAGCTCAACCATCGTCGTATCGATCGAGGCGATCAAGAGACCTGATGGGTCCTATGAGGCGTACACCGACAATGGACGGGAGCGCAGCGGGGTGGATGCGATGGCGTGGGCGCGCCGTGCGGCCGAGCTCGGAGCCGGGGAGCTGCTGGTGACCTCGATCGACCGCGAAGGCACGGGCAAAGGATTCGATGTGGAGTTGACGCGCGCCATCGCAGAATCGGCGCCGATTCCGGTGATTGCGTGCGGAGGAGCTGGCCAACTCGCCCATGTGGAGGAGGTTGTCGCGGCCGGGCGCGCGGATGCGGTCTGCCTGGCGTCGATGCTGCATTATGCCGATGGCGCTCCCCGAACCGCGGAACATGTGGCGGCCCAGGAAGGCAACACCGAGTATCTGAAGAGCCGCCGAGGATTTTCCAAGGTGCGCGGAGCCACACTCGGGGAGATCAAATCATTTCTTGCATCGAAACACGTCGAGTGCCGACCAGGGGACGGTGCTCTTTTTCGATGCTCGAAAAAGAGCACCGTCCCCGCACCGACCGTCGCGATCATCGACTATGAGATGGGCAATCTCTTCAGCGTCAAACACGCCTGCGAGCATGCCGGCATGCAGGCGATCATCACCTCCTCGCGCGAGGCGATCCAGTCGGCCGATGCGATCATCCTGCCGGGTGTTGGAGCCTTCGGCGATGCGATGGCGGCCTTAAGACGGCTGGATCTGGTCAGCCTGCTGAAGGAATGCGCAGCGTCAGGCAAACCGTTGATGGGAATCTGTCTTGGCATGCAACTGCTGATGACGGAAAGCGAGGAGTTCGGGCGCCACCAAGGGCTGGGCATCATTGAGGGCGATGTGGTGCGACTCAGTCCAGGGGCTTATGACGGGCGGGCCATGAAAGTGCCCCAGGTGGGATGGAATCGGATTACGCCAACGGCCCCGGAAGCATGGCGCAACAGCCTCTTGGCGGACACGCCGCCCGGGGCGTGGACGTATTTCGTCCATTCGTTTTATGCCCGTCCAGCCGATCCTGAGGTGATGGTGTCCACGACGCGCTACGGTGATGCGACGTTTTGCTCAAGTCTTGCGCGGCGCAACGTGTTTGCCTGCCAATTCCATCCTGAGCGCAGCGGGCCGGACGGGCTGCGCATCTACCGCCAGTTCGCCGCGATGGCGCAACGCACGATGAAGGAGGTGGCTCCACATGCCTGAGGTGACGGCGTCCTTATCCGAAGGGCTCGAAGCCAAATACGGATTGCCCAGGGAGGTGGCGTTTTGCCGCCGCTGCGTGATGTCGAACCAGCGTCCGGCCTCCTCGGTGGAGTTCAAGCACGGGCTGGATCACCAGCATCGCACCTTGCATTTCGACGCGGATGGGGTGTGCGATGCATGCCGAGTGGCCGAGCACAAAGAGCAGATCAACTGGACGGCGCGCGAGACCGAGCTGCTGGCCCTCTTAGAGCAGCACCGGCGCAGCGACGGCGGCTACGACTGCATCGTGCCGGGCAGCGGCGGCAAGGACAGCGCGTACGCCGCGCATGTGCTGAAGTACAAGTACGGCATGCATCCGCTGACCGTGACCTGGCCGCCGATCCTCTACACCGACATCGGCTGGAAAAATTTCCGCAACTGGGTTGAAGTCGGCGGATTCGATAATGTGACCTTCAAACAGAATGGCCGCGCCCACCAGCTCTTGACGCGCTTGGCCATTGAGCACTTGCTCCACCCCTTTCAGACCTTCATCCTCGGGCAAAAGAACCTCGCCCCAAAGATGGCGCTGCACTTCAACGTGCCCTTGATTTTTTTCGGCGAGAACGAGGCCGAGTACGGCAACCCGATCGCGGATAACGCCCAGTCGCTGCGCGATAAGTCGTACTTCGCGATGCAGCACCTCGGCGAGATCCGCCTCGGAGGGCTGTCGGTCGATGAGCTGATCGAGCGGCACGGGCTGGCACTCAATGAGCTGATGGCGTACCTGCCGGCGGATGCGGCGGCGTTGGCGCGCTCGAACATCGAAGTGCGCTACCTCGGCTACTACCTGAAGTGGACGCCGCAGGAGAGCTACTACTATGCGGTGGAGCACACCGGGTTTGAAGCCAACCCCGTCCGCACCGAGGGGACGTATAGCAAGTACAACAGCTTGGATGATAAAATCGACGGCTTCCACTACTACACGACGTACATCAAGTTCGGCATCGGGCGTGCCACGTACGATGCCTCACAGGAGATTCGCAACAAGCATTTGACCCGCGAGGAAGGGGTGGGACTCGTGCGCCGTTTCGACGGGGAGTTTCCTGAGAAATATTTCCGCGAGGTCATGGAGTATCTTGGCATGAAGCCTGAGCGATTCATGGAGTTGTGCGATCAGTTCCGCTCGCCCCATTTGTGGAAACAGGAGGGCGGGCAGTGGAAGCTTCGGCACCAGGTGGCTTGAGGGAGGAGAGCGCATGGACCACGATGTGAGCGCGCTATGCGTCGACCGCCATCGCGCCTTCGGCGAGGCGATCGCGCAGATGGACCGCAATCGCCGGGGGATTGTCCTGGTGGTGGATGAGCATGAGCAGCTGGTGGGCACGATCACCGACGGTGATGTGCGTCGGGCGATCCTGAGCCGGATTGACCTTCGCGAGCCGGTGACAGCGCTGTTGGAGACAAAATCCAGGACGCCGTATGCCCGGCCGATTACCGCGCCCATCGGGCAAGATCCAGCGACCTACCTGGAGCTCCTCACCCAGCACCGGATTTTGCACCTGCCGCTGCTCGATGCCCGCCAGCGGGTGGCCGGGCTCGCGACGATGGAGCAGTTTCTCCAGCACCAGCCGCTGGCGCTTCACGCCATCGTCATGGCCGGAGGGCAGGGCAGCCGGTTGACGCCGCTGACTGAGGATCTGCCGAAGCCGATGCTGCCGGTGGGCGACCGGCCGCTGATGGAAATCGTCATCCAGCAATTGCGCGCGGCGGGTATCACGCGCGTCAAAGTGTCCACCCATCATAAACCGGAAAAGATCGAGGAGCATTTCGGCGATGGGCAGGCCTTCGGGGTGCGCCTGTCGTATGTGGCCGAGGACCGGCCGTTGGGCACCGCCGGAGCGTTGGGGCTGGTGGAGGTGCCTGACGAAACCACCCTGGTGATCAACGGCGACATTCTCACGCAAGTCGATTTCCGGGCGATGTTGGCGTATCACCGCGAGCACCAAGCGGATTTGACCGTGGCCGTCCGCCATTACGATGTTGAAGTGCCGTATGGCGTGGTGGAGTGCGAAGGGGCCATGGTCCGCCGGCTGACCGAGAAGCCGGTCAGCCGCCTGTTCGTCAATGCCGGGATTTATCTGCTGGAACCGTCGGTCTATCGCTTCATTCCGAATGGCGAGCGGTTTGACATGACGGATCTGATCCAGCGGCTGCTGGACCACCAGCGGCCGGTGGCCAGTTTTCCGATCCGGGAATATTGGCTGGACATCGGCCAGCATGCGGATTATCAGTTGGCGCAGGAGCATGCCAAAACGCTGAATCTGGCAAAGGAGGCTGCCGAATGAGCTGGCATGGCAAACGGGTCTTGGTGACCGGAGCCGGAGGGTTTATCGGCAGCCATCTGGCCGAGAAGCTGACGGCCGCTGGGGCCAAGACGCGCGCCCTGGTGCATTACCGCAGCGACGGCTCCTGGGGCTGGCTGGACCGTTCGCCGATGAAGGAACAGATCGAGATCGTCGCCGGAGACGTGCGGGATGCCGAGAGTGTGCAGCAGGCCATGCAGGGCATCGATATCGCGTTTCACCTGGCCGCGCTGATCGGCATTCCGTATTCGTACCACGCGCCGAGCTCCTACATCCATACCAATGTCGAGGGCACGCTGCATGTGCTGCAAGCGGCGCGCACGCATGGCATCGAACGCGTCGTCCATACGTCCACGAGCGAAGTGTATGGGACGGCGCGGTACGTGCCGATTGATGAAGCCCATCCGCTGCACGCCCAGTCTCCCTATGCGGCCAGCAAAATCGGGGCGGATGCCTTGGCGGAATCGTTCGCTCATGCGTTTGGATTACCGGTCGTCATCGTGCGGCCCTTCAACACCTTCGGGCCTCGGCAATCCGCTCGGGCGGTCATCCCGACGATCATGACGCAATGCCTGACGGATGGCGTGATTCGCTTAGGCCATCTGCACCCCACGCGAGATCTGAATTATGTCGACAACACAGTCGAGGGGTATCTGCGGGCGGCGGAGGCTCCTGCGGCCATCGGGCGCACGATCAATCTCGGCTCCGGCCGGGAAATCAGCATCGGGGATCTGGCGGCAGTGATTGCCGGTCTGGCCGATCGGCCGATCCGGATCGAGGAAGACGAGTCCCGTCTTCGTCCGCCGCAGAGCGAGGTCGACCGGTTGCTGGCCAAGAATGCGTTGGCCCGCGAAGTACTCGGCTGGGAGCCGTCGATCACGCTTGAGGAGGGGTTGCGAATCACCATGGCATGGATGCGAGAACACCTTGATGGATACCGCGCAGGCCTCTACGCCATCTAACCGCCAGGCATCCCAGGCATCGGTGCCGTTGAGCGCGCCGCTCTTCCAGGGGCGGGAATGGGAGTATCTCAAGACCTGCCTGGACAGCGGGTGGGTCTCCTCGGCCGGCCCGTTTGTGGAGCGGTTTGAGCGCGAGGTGGCGGCGTATGTAGGAAGCCCTGAGGCGGTGGCCGTCGTCAACGGGACCGCGGGGTTGCATGTGGCTCTGCGCATGGTCGGCGTTGAGCCGGAGGATGAAGTGCTGGTTTCCGATGTGACGTTTATTGCGCCGGCGAATGCGATCCGGTATTGCCAGGCCCACCCGGTGTTCATTGATGCCGAGGCCGACACGTGGCAGATGGATGTGGAGAAGGCGGAGCGGTTTTTGCGCACGGCATGCCAGCGCCGTCGGAAGGCGTGCTACAACCAGCGTACCGGCCGGCGCGTGCGCGCTATCGTGCCGGTGCACATCCTGGGACTAGCCTGCGAGATGGATCGGCTGATGGCGCTCGCACGCGAGTATCACCTGCAGGTCGTCGAAGATGCGGCCGAAGCGATGGGCGTGCGGTATCGCGGAACCCATGTCGGCACGTTTGGCGATGCCGGAGTGTTAAGTTTCAACGGCAACAAAATCATCACTGCCGGAGGCGGCGGCATGGTCCTCACACGCAGTCGGCGCCATGCGGCCGCTGCTCGGTATCTGACCACGCAGGCCAAAGATGATGCGCTGGAGTATGTGCATCACCACATCGGATACAATTACCGGCTGCCGAATATCCAGGCGGCGCTTGGGCTGGCGCAACTGGAGCAGCTGGATGGGTTCATCGCGAAAAAGCGCGCCATCGCCGCGGTGTATGCCGAGGCGCTGGGGACGATCCATGGCCTGACCTTGATGCCGGCACCGCCGCACACGGAGCCGACCTATTGGCTCTACACCGTGCTGCTCGCACCCGGGACCACGATTGCGCGGCGCCAGGCGGTCATCCGAGCGCTGCGCGCCGCCGGGATCGAGGCCCGGCCGTTGTGGCATCCGCTGCACGCCTTGCGGCCCTACCGGCGGTGCCAGCGGGTGGCGATCGAATACGCGCCTCGGTTATACGCGCGGGCGGTGAGCCTGCCATCCGGGGTGGGCTTGGGCGGCGAGACGCTCGCTGAGTGCGTGGCCACCGTCAGAGACACCTTGTTAGCCTCATGACATATTTCGTTGAACATTTGACGTTTCGAACATGGGGTGTTGCCATGCTGCCTCGGCTGCTCATGGCGCGGCTGCGAGGACAGCGCAGGCCGGTGCGCTGCTACGTGATTGAAGGATCGCGGCTCGCACTGCAGGCGGCTCGCGTCACTGGGCGCCTGATCGGTATCACGCCGGAGCGGCTTCAATTCCGCCTCATGGAGATTCGCGATGACGCCGGGCTGTCGATCCGCGTGCGGCTGGCCTATCGAGATTTGGCCGAGGTGCAAGCCGATGCGATGCGCGAGCCGGATTTCATTGCGTGCCAACAGCGCGCTCAAGGGACGGATCGCTTGCTGCCCTACCTGGCCAAGGGGTTGGCGGCCATTGATCGGGCCGAGCGGGGAACCCTCTGGCGAAGGATGCTCACCACTCAGATCTGCGCGCGGCATATTTCCAGCGATGGGCAATCTCACGAGACACCGGTCGTGGTGATGGAGCGGCAGCCGTGGCATGGCGCGATTGAGCGCTATGCCAATCGGCACGGGCTTCGCGTCATTCCGGTTACCGCCGGCTGGGATCTCAATCGGCGGCTGCGCCGCCTGGCGCGCCGGCTCATCGATCGCATTCCTCGACCGCGGCCAACACAGGCGGTGACTGCCGGCCGAGTCGCCCCAACAGCTCGGCCGCGGATCGGGCTAACCTTCTATGGCCAGTTGAACCTGAAGCATCCGGGGCGCTACTCGGATCTGTTTTTCCTGCAGCAGTCCGCGATCCGCGGCAGCGACACGGTCCTGTTCTTTGAGTTTCCGCAGGATCCGCTTGATATGAAGAAGGCGGCTGAGTTGGCCGAGGAGGGCATTGAGGCGGTGGTGCTCAATCCGCGCGCGGCCACACTCCCCAAGGCGCGCGTGTGGAGTCCAAGACGGCGTGTGAGCGTGAAACAGCCTCGGGGGCGCAGCTGCGAGTCAGCATGGCTGGCGGAGCAAGCCGAGTCCTATCACGCGCTGCGGGCGTCGTGGCGCGAACTGTGCGCAGCACACCGCGTGAAGATCTACCTGACCTGGTACAAATATGACGGGGTCCATGCGGCGATCGCGGATGCGCTGCGGGATCTTGGCGGCATCCTCGCGGTCTATCAGCGGGCGTATGAAGGTCTTGCCTCGGCAGAGACGACGGTGAATGCTGATATCATGTTCGGTTTCTCCACGATGGGTGCGGAGGTGGAGCAGCGCTCCGGCTCGACGATCGCCTACCATGTCACGACCGGCTACGTCGGCGATCATCGCGTTTCCCTGTGGCGCGGAGAGGCGATGAAGATCCGGCAGTCGCTGCAACAGCGCGGGGCGCGGCAGATCCTCGCCTTCGCCGATGAATCGACGAAAGATGACGCGCGGTGGGCTCCTGGGCATCCGCAGGCCCAGCGCGACTATGCCTTTCTGCTTGAGCGCGTGCTGAATGAGCCGTGGCTTGGATTGGTGGTCAAGCCGAAGCGGCCGGTGAAGCTGCGGCCGCGGCTTGGGGCCATCGCCCAGCTCTTAGCGCGCGCCGAGGCCACGGGTCGCTGCATCGTGCTCGAAGGAGGGATTCTTCACGGCTCGGTTCCGCCGGCCGCCGCGGCACTGGCCGCCGATGTGATGATCCACGGCCACCTCTATGCCGCCACCGCCGGGGTGGAGTCTGCCTTAGCCGGCGTGCCCACGCTGTTGCTTGATCACGAGGGGTGGGCGGCAAGCCCCTTGTATCGATTAGGCGTGGGGCAGGTGGTGTTTCATGACTGGGAGTCCTTGTGGAAGCGGTGCCGTGAGCACTGGCATCAGCCGGGTGGTGTGCCGGGATTTGGCGACTGGTCTTCGATGCTTGATGAGCTGGATCCGTTTCGAGACGGCCGGGCGGCCGAGCGGCTGAGCACGTATCTTCAGTGGCTGCTCGAAGGATTTGCCGCCGGAGCCAGCCGCGAGACGGTCATGGCTGATGCCGCGCAGCGCTATGCCTTGCAATGGGGCCACGAGATGGTGACCTCTGTTAACGCGGCCGGCTCAATTCGATATCAGATATCAAACCGCGGTTTGATATCTGATATCGCCTTGCAGGCGAGAT from Candidatus Omnitrophota bacterium includes the following:
- the neuC gene encoding UDP-N-acetylglucosamine 2-epimerase (hydrolyzing), with amino-acid sequence MTPRMIGVVTVGRSDYGMVTPILKAIQREPSLRLHLIVSGAHLSAEFGATINDIERDGVPIGDRVEMLRHADTPEGIADSIGRGVSGFARSFAATRPDVLLILGDRVEMCAAALAALPMTIPVAHLHGGELTEGAIDDALRHAMTKLSHVHFVATDAYAKRVMQLGEEPWRVTRCGAPSLDHITDIPRLNREELHVQFGLRLREPILLVTCHPVTLEFERTEWHIAQLLEALAEWTGTVVFTAPNADTHGRLIRRAIEAFLSAHPQHQMIEHLGRQGYVSVMAQACAMVGNSSSGLIEAPSFELPVVNIGSRQQGRIRAANVIDVGETRQDILDGIRQATAPAFRQRLRGLVNPYDQGGAAAMIVRRLKEMPIDARLLRKRFVDLPAASASHPEPTVVSHAD
- a CDS encoding acetyltransferase, producing MPTDQRCCLVLGGGGHARVVIDCLLASGIAKPQGILDASPRLWGTEVLDVPILGGDEMIAQLAREGVTLFIVGVGAVGDNGPRQRLFELGISRGLTPLSVRHPSAVCSSSATVGAGSLLCPGAVVNAGAVIGGNVIINSGAIVEHECVIEDHAHVASGAVLASAVRVGRGAHVGAGATVRQGLSIGEAAIVGAGAVVVKPVEAGTVVVGVPARELKRLSTAGTG
- the hisF gene encoding imidazole glycerol phosphate synthase subunit HisF; translation: MSVRIIPRLDIKGPNLVKGIHLEGLRVLGRPEPFARCYAEHGADELLFMDAVASLYQRNSLLDLISRTSREIFIPLAVGGGLRSIDDIRMVLRAGADKVSLNTAAIQRPELIREAAQRFGSSTIVVSIEAIKRPDGSYEAYTDNGRERSGVDAMAWARRAAELGAGELLVTSIDREGTGKGFDVELTRAIAESAPIPVIACGGAGQLAHVEEVVAAGRADAVCLASMLHYADGAPRTAEHVAAQEGNTEYLKSRRGFSKVRGATLGEIKSFLASKHVECRPGDGALFRCSKKSTVPAPTVAIIDYEMGNLFSVKHACEHAGMQAIITSSREAIQSADAIILPGVGAFGDAMAALRRLDLVSLLKECAASGKPLMGICLGMQLLMTESEEFGRHQGLGIIEGDVVRLSPGAYDGRAMKVPQVGWNRITPTAPEAWRNSLLADTPPGAWTYFVHSFYARPADPEVMVSTTRYGDATFCSSLARRNVFACQFHPERSGPDGLRIYRQFAAMAQRTMKEVAPHA
- a CDS encoding N-acetyl sugar amidotransferase — translated: MPEVTASLSEGLEAKYGLPREVAFCRRCVMSNQRPASSVEFKHGLDHQHRTLHFDADGVCDACRVAEHKEQINWTARETELLALLEQHRRSDGGYDCIVPGSGGKDSAYAAHVLKYKYGMHPLTVTWPPILYTDIGWKNFRNWVEVGGFDNVTFKQNGRAHQLLTRLAIEHLLHPFQTFILGQKNLAPKMALHFNVPLIFFGENEAEYGNPIADNAQSLRDKSYFAMQHLGEIRLGGLSVDELIERHGLALNELMAYLPADAAALARSNIEVRYLGYYLKWTPQESYYYAVEHTGFEANPVRTEGTYSKYNSLDDKIDGFHYYTTYIKFGIGRATYDASQEIRNKHLTREEGVGLVRRFDGEFPEKYFREVMEYLGMKPERFMELCDQFRSPHLWKQEGGQWKLRHQVA
- a CDS encoding nucleotidyltransferase family protein, whose product is MDHDVSALCVDRHRAFGEAIAQMDRNRRGIVLVVDEHEQLVGTITDGDVRRAILSRIDLREPVTALLETKSRTPYARPITAPIGQDPATYLELLTQHRILHLPLLDARQRVAGLATMEQFLQHQPLALHAIVMAGGQGSRLTPLTEDLPKPMLPVGDRPLMEIVIQQLRAAGITRVKVSTHHKPEKIEEHFGDGQAFGVRLSYVAEDRPLGTAGALGLVEVPDETTLVINGDILTQVDFRAMLAYHREHQADLTVAVRHYDVEVPYGVVECEGAMVRRLTEKPVSRLFVNAGIYLLEPSVYRFIPNGERFDMTDLIQRLLDHQRPVASFPIREYWLDIGQHADYQLAQEHAKTLNLAKEAAE
- a CDS encoding SDR family NAD(P)-dependent oxidoreductase codes for the protein MSWHGKRVLVTGAGGFIGSHLAEKLTAAGAKTRALVHYRSDGSWGWLDRSPMKEQIEIVAGDVRDAESVQQAMQGIDIAFHLAALIGIPYSYHAPSSYIHTNVEGTLHVLQAARTHGIERVVHTSTSEVYGTARYVPIDEAHPLHAQSPYAASKIGADALAESFAHAFGLPVVIVRPFNTFGPRQSARAVIPTIMTQCLTDGVIRLGHLHPTRDLNYVDNTVEGYLRAAEAPAAIGRTINLGSGREISIGDLAAVIAGLADRPIRIEEDESRLRPPQSEVDRLLAKNALAREVLGWEPSITLEEGLRITMAWMREHLDGYRAGLYAI
- a CDS encoding LegC family aminotransferase, coding for MDTAQASTPSNRQASQASVPLSAPLFQGREWEYLKTCLDSGWVSSAGPFVERFEREVAAYVGSPEAVAVVNGTAGLHVALRMVGVEPEDEVLVSDVTFIAPANAIRYCQAHPVFIDAEADTWQMDVEKAERFLRTACQRRRKACYNQRTGRRVRAIVPVHILGLACEMDRLMALAREYHLQVVEDAAEAMGVRYRGTHVGTFGDAGVLSFNGNKIITAGGGGMVLTRSRRHAAAARYLTTQAKDDALEYVHHHIGYNYRLPNIQAALGLAQLEQLDGFIAKKRAIAAVYAEALGTIHGLTLMPAPPHTEPTYWLYTVLLAPGTTIARRQAVIRALRAAGIEARPLWHPLHALRPYRRCQRVAIEYAPRLYARAVSLPSGVGLGGETLAECVATVRDTLLAS